One window of the Perca fluviatilis chromosome 5, GENO_Pfluv_1.0, whole genome shotgun sequence genome contains the following:
- the LOC120558889 gene encoding potassium voltage-gated channel subfamily A member 3: MPLQPRMDDHLSLLQSPPPSATKTRSDNLVNHGYTETEADVMTVVACDNMLEESAALPGHHSLDRYEPDQECCERVVINISGLRFETQLKTLSQFPETLLGDPKKRMRYFDPLRNEYFFDRNRPSFDAILYYYQSGGRIRRPVNVPIDIFSEEIRFYELGEDAMEKFREDEGFIKEEERPLPENEFQRQVWLLFEYPESSGPARGIAIVSVLVILISIVIFCLETLPEFRDDNRDPITIEPVINGTLPYFTSPFSDPFFVVETLCIVWFSFELLVRFFACPSKATFSKNIMNIIDIVAIIPYFITLGTELAERQGNGQQAMSLAILRVIRLVRVFRIFKLSRHSKGLQILGQTLKASMRELGLLIFFLFIGVILFSSAVYFAEADDPDSGFTSIPDAFWWAVVTMTTVGYGDMHPVTIGGKIVGSLCAIAGVLTIALPVPVIVSNFNYFYHRETEGEEQAQYLHVGSCQPLADTEELRNTRSSSSISKSEYMVIEEHGINSAFKQQPNFPTTTQNNSQNCVNINKKIFTDV, encoded by the coding sequence ATGCCTCTTCAACCGCGCATGGACGACCACCTCAGCCTCCTGCAATCACCCCCGCCGAGCGCAACCAAAACCCGGAGCGACAACCTGGTGAACCACGGATACACCGAGACAGAAGCCGACGTGATGACGGTTGTGGCGTGTGACAACATGCTGGAGGAGTCGGCGGCTCTCCCGGGCCACCACTCCCTGGACCGATATGAACCGGACCAAGAATGCTGCGAGAGGGTCGTCATCAACATTTCAGGGTTACGCTTCGAGACCCAGCTCAAAACTCTATCCCAGTTTCCAGAGACGCTCCTGGGGGACCCCAAGAAGAGGATGAGGTACTTTGATCCTCTCAGGAACGAGTACTTTTTCGATCGAAACCGACCCAGCTTTGATGCTATTCTGTATTACTACCAGTCTGGCGGGCGCATCAGACGACCCGTAAATGTGCCCATTGACATTTTCTCTGAGGAGATCCGATTCTATGAGCTGGGTGAGGATGCTATGGAGAAGTTCAGGGAGGATGAGGGCTTCATAAAGGAGGAAGAGCGGCCGTTGCCAGAGAATGAATTTCAAAGACAGGTGTGGCTGCTTTTTGAATACCCAGAGAGCTCGGGTCCCGCACGGGGCATAGCGATAGTATCTGTCCTGGTCATTCTCATCTCCATTGTCATCTTCTGCTTAGAGACATTGCCGGAGTTCAGGGACGACAACAGGGATCCGATCACAATTGAACCTGTGATTAATGGCACGCTCCCGTATTTCACCAGCCCCTTCTCTGACCCGTTCTTTGTTGTGGAGACGTTGTGCATCGTTTGGTTCTCCTTCGAGCTGCTGGTGCGCTTCTTTGCATGCCCGAGTAAAGCCACGTTCTCCAAAAACATTATGAACATTATTGACATCGTGGCCATCATTCCCTATTTCATCACCTTGGGCACAGAGCTGGCAGAGAGGCAGGGAAACGGACAGCAGGCCATGTCATTAGCCATTCTGCGCGTAATTAGGCTTGTTCGGGTATTTCGTATCTTCAAACTCTCGCGTCACTCCAAAGGGCTTCAGATTTTAGGACAGACTCTGAAGGCCAGTATGCGTGAGCTGGGCCTGCTTATCTTCTTTTTGTTCATCGGTGTCATACTTTTCTCCAGTGCTGTCTACTTTGCTGAGGCAGATGATCCAGATTCGGGTTTCACCAGCATCCCGGACGCATTCTGGTGGGCTGTTGTCACCATGACCACCGTGGGCTATGGGGACATGCACCCAGTGACAATAGGTGGAAAGATTGTGGGGTCTTTGTGCGCCATCGCTGGTGTGCTGACCATTGCCCTGCCTGTGCCTGTCATCGTCTCCAATTTCAACTACTTCTAtcacagagagacggagggcGAGGAGCAGGCACAGTACCTGCACGTGGGCAGCTGTCAGCCTCTAGCAGACACAGAGGAGCTGAGGAACACTCGCTCCTCTTCCTCAATCAGCAAGAGCGAGTATATGGTGATAGAGGAGCACGGGATCAACAGCGCTTTCAAACAGCAGCCCAACTTCCCCACCACCACGCAAAACAACTCGCAGAATTGCGTGAATATAAACAAAAAGATTTTCACTGACGTGTAG